From one Solanum stenotomum isolate F172 chromosome 12, ASM1918654v1, whole genome shotgun sequence genomic stretch:
- the LOC125846953 gene encoding pentatricopeptide repeat-containing protein At5g08305, translated as MLNVTVSSNSATLTQKFITFLEKCKSTSEFKKLHALLITCGISKETQFNSRILCFTALSDSSNIDYAHRVFLQIKNPTIFDYNALIRGYSNSKNPCKSLYLFVEMLQNEVFPNYFTYPFVVKCLAKLCEVRIGRSVHGGVLKNGFDVDLYVSNSLIHMYGSCGDVFCARKVFDEMPVRNLVSWNSMLDGYGKCGDVVLMREVFDSMIERDVVSWSSLIDGYVKDGEYAEALAMFEKMRVEGPKANEVTMVSVLGACAHLGALEQGRVMHEYVVENKLPMTLVLRTSLVDMYAKCGAVEEALVVFREALGSKTDVLIWNAMIGGLATHGLVTESLELYKEMCVLKVRPDEITYLCLLCACAHGGLVKEAWCFFDSLSKDGMIAKCEHYACMMDVLARAGHLTEAYRFLCEMPMEPTASMLGALLSGCINHGRLDLAEIVGKKLIDLEPFHDGRYVGLSNVYALKKRWDEAKAMREAMDTRGVKKLPGFSVVEIFGALHRFIAHDKAHPESDQIYTILDFVLWQMKLGRDCEELEQLLCDINVGIGNGDDSSALQMNDFSL; from the coding sequence ATGTTGAATGTTACAGTGTCTTCAAATTCTGCCACTCTAACACAAAAATTCATCACCTTTCTTGAAAAATGCAAATCAACTTCAGAGTTCAAGAAACTTCATGCTTTGTTAATAACCTGTGGCATTTCCAAAGAAactcaattcaattcaagaatCCTCTGTTTCACAGCATTATCTGATTCCTCCAATATAGACTATGCTCATCGTGTTTTTCTACAAATTAAAAACCCAACAATCTTTGATTACAATGCTCTTATAAGGGGTTATTCTAACAGCAAAAACCCATGTAAATCTTTGTATTTATTTGTTGAAATGTTGCAGAATGAGGTTTTTCCGAACTATTTTACGTACCCTTTTGTTGTTAAGTGTTTAGCTAAGTTGTGTGAGGTTAGAATTGGTAGGAGTGTTCATGGAGGGGTTTTGAAAAATGGGTTTGATGTGGATTTGTATGTTTCGAATTCTTTGATTCATATGTATGGTTCTTGTGGTGATGTTTTTTGTGCGAGGAaggtgtttgatgaaatgcctGTGAGGAATTTGGTGTCGTGGAATTCGATGTTGGATGGGTATGGGAAATGTGGGGATGTTGTTTTGATGAGGGAGGTGTTTGATTCGATGATTGAGAGGGATGTTGTGTCGTGGAGCTCTTTGATTGATGGGTATGTTAAGGATGGAGAATATGCTGAGGCGTTGGCGATGTTTGAGAAAATGAGAGTGGAAGGGCCAAAAGCGAATGAGGTGACCATGGTGAGTGTTTTGGGTGCTTGTGCTCACTTGGGTGCGCTTGAGCAAGGGAGGGTAATGCATGAGTACGTGGTTGAGAATAAGTTGCCTATGACTTTAGTGTTGAGGACGTCGCTTGTTGATATGTATGCTAAGTGTGGTGCAGTAGAGGAGGCATTAGTTGTGTTTCGAGAGGCTTTAGGGAGCAAAACCGATGTCTTGATTTGGAATGCCATGATTGGAGGTTTGGCAACACATGGCCTGGTTACTGAGTCTTTGGAATTGTACAAGGAAATGTGCGTTTTAAAGGTGAGACCAGATGAGATTACGTACTTGTGTCTTTTATGCGCTTGTGCTCATGGAGGATTAGTTAAGGAGGCTTGGTGTTTCTTTGATTCTCTTAGTAAAGATGGCATGATAGCAAAGTGTGAGCATTATGCCTGCATGATGGATGTACTAGCACGTGCAGGTCATTTAACAGAAGCCTACCGGTTTCTATGTGAAATGCCTATGGAACCGACTGCTTCCATGTTAGGTGCACTACTTAGTGGCTGCATCAACCATGGAAGGTTGGATCTTGCAGAAATAGTAGGGAAAAAGCTTATCGACTTGGAGCCATTTCATGATGGTAGATATGTTGGGTTATCAAATGTATATGCGCTTAAAAAGCGTTGGGATGAAGCAAAAGCCATGAGAGAAGCTATGGATACTCGGGGAGTGAAGAAATTGCCTGGTTTCAGTGTTGTGGAGATTTTTGGGGCTCTTCACAGATTCATAGCACATGATAAAGCACACCCTGAATCGGATCAAATCTACACGATTCTAGATTTTGTTTTGTGGCAAATGAAGCTAGGTAGAGATTGTGAAGAGCTAGAACAATTGTTATGTGATATCAATGTAGGAATTGGTAATGGAGATGATAGCAGTGCCTTGCAGATGAATGATTTTTCGCTATAA
- the LOC125846947 gene encoding putative pentatricopeptide repeat-containing protein At5g08310, mitochondrial — protein sequence MAALCRIRIPHLLFSNSIKQLLNIWTHHNILIQTPFTKHNLSPFSSTPTCPKPPNPLPPISSDDSRIADRLVHIFTKPLDSSKSQELDELGSNITTFIVEFVLRKLRNWRIAHLFFNWASNLKGYRHNCHTFNLMAECLSCARQIDSMRVLVNDVVRFQCYFTPRGLGFFIRCLGNQGLVKEANELFDQMKKSGLCVPNCFTYNCLLDAISKGGDVGLIELRLKEMCSYGWELDKYAYTPVLQCYCNAGNFENALVVFNEMHVKGLVDAHVLSILLVSFSKWGKVDKAFELIERIEDLNISLNEKTCFVLIHGFVREGKTDKALQLLDKMKKLGFVLDISVYGVLIEELSRNKEIEKAMQLYEDMNVSGVDPDIKILSDLMSCVRDERDMIRIVEGRFESLDLKARMLLYNSVLKGLINNGSTDKAYRLLSASMGLDSGGDFNEDNLFPMKELACPNTISFEIVIDGLCRADRLEIALNLFRDMDLIGCKRSVLLYNNLIDSLSRASRLNECYELLDEMKQSEFQPTHYTYNSIFGCLCRQGDDAGALAIVREMRVHGHQPWIKYYTLLMKKLCKDGQAVKASNFLADLVQEGFLPDVVGYSAVIDGLVKIKQLDEALNLFRGICSRGYCPDVVAYNIMINGLCKAKRVLEAQNLLDEMMDKGLIPSVVTYNSLIDGWCKNGDVDRAIAYLTRMNVKEREPNVITYTTLIDGLCNAGKPSDAISLLVKMEANGCSPNRITFMALISGLCKCRKPDDALIYLQEMERKDMKPDPSIYIVLIDAFIKNMNPNEACDLLQKVVHDESLQYLNSKSRPILKEAILSLSADPRTSSNLKILFEEGHLAALCNVNEIG from the coding sequence ATGGCTGCTCTGTGTAGAATCAGAATACCCCATTTGCTTTTCTCCAATTCAATCAAACAACTCCTCAATATATGGACTCACCACAACATTCTGATTCAAACCCCTTTTACAAAACACAATCtttctccattttcttcaacacccacttgcCCAAAACCTCCAAATCCCCTTCCCCCAATTTCTTCAGACGATTCAAGAATCGCTGATAGACTTGTTCACATCTTTACTAAGCCTCTTGATTCATCAAAAAGCCAAGAACTTGATGAGTTGGGTTCAAATATTACTACttttattgttgaatttgtTCTTAGAAAGCTTAGAAATTGGAGAATAGCTCATTTGTTTTTTAATTGGGCTTCGAATTTAAAAGGGTATCGACATAATTGTCATACTTTTAACTTGATGGCAGAGTGCTTATCATGTGCTCGACAGATTGACTCAATGAGAGTGTTGGTTAATGATGTAGTTAGATTTCAGTGTTATTTTACGCCTCGTGGTTTGGGTTTCTTTATAAGGTGTTTGGGTAATCAAGGGTTGGTTAAGGAGGCTAATGAATTGTTTGATCAGATGAAAAAATCGGGTCTTTGTGTTCCGAATTGTTTTACTTACAATTGTTTGTTAGATGCTATATCTAAGGGAGGTGATGTTGGTTTAATTGAGTTGAGATTGAAGGAGATGTGTAGCTATGGGTGGGAGCTTGATAAGTATGCTTACACACCAGTTTTGCAGTGTTACTGTAATGCGGGGAATTTTGAAAATGCTTTGGTTGTGTTTAATGAGATGCACGTAAAGGGATTGGTCGATGCACATGTTTTGTCGATCTTGTTAGTTTCTTTTAGTAAGTGGGGTAAGGTAGACAAGGCATTTGAGTTGATTGAGAGGATAGAAGATCTTAACATTAGCTTAAATGAGAAGAcatgttttgttttgattcATGGTTTTGTGAGGGAAGGTAAAACAGATAAAGCGTTGCAACTGTTggataaaatgaagaaattggGTTTTGTGCTGGACATTTCTGTTTATGGCGTGCTAATAGAAGAGTTGTCTAGGAATAAGGAGATTGAGAAAGCTATGCAGCTGTACGAGGATATGAATGTTTCAGGAGTCGATCCTGATATTAAAATACTTAGTGACCTTATGTCTTGTGTGCGTGATGAAAGAGACATGATCCGGATTGTTGAGGGGAGGTTTGAGAGTCTGGATCTGAAAGCTAGGATGTTGTTGTATAATTCTGTGCTGAAAGGACTTATTAACAATGGTTCAACTGATAAAGCATATCGTCTACTTTCTGCATCAATGGGTCTTGACTCTGGTGGTGATTTTAATGAGGACAATCTTTTCCCCATGAAGGAACTTGCTTGTCCTAATACCATTTCTTTTGAAATAGTTATTGATGGTTTGTGCCGTGCGGATAGGTTGGAAATTGCTCTCAACCTGTTTAGAGATATGGACCTTATTGGCTGTAAACGCAGTGTGCTACTTTacaataatttaattgattCCTTGAGTAGGGCCAGTAGACTCAATGAGTGTTATGAGCTTTTGGATGAGATGAAACAGTCAGAATTTCAGCCGACACATTACACATACAACTCAATTTTTGGATGCTTATGTAGGCAAGGGGATGATGCAGGTGCCCTTGCTATAGTGAGGGAGATGCGTGTGCATGGCCATCAACCTTGGATAAAATATTACACACTGCTCATGAAGAAACTTTGCAAAGATGGGCAAGCAGTCAAAGCTTCTAACTTTCTTGCTGACCTGGTTCAAGAAGGATTTCTCCCTGATGTAGTTGGTTATTCGGCAGTCATAGACGGCCTTGTTAAGATTAAACAGTTGGATGAAGCGCTGAATCTTTTCAGAGGGATCTGTTCTCGGGGTTATTGCCCTGATGTGGTTGCTTATAACATTATGATAAATGGGCTTTGTAAGGCCAAAAGGGTACTTGAAGCCCAAAATcttcttgatgaaatgatgGATAAGGGGCTTATTCCATCAGTTGTTACCTACAACTCACTGATTGATGGGTGGTGCAAAAATGGTGATGTAGATCGGGCAATTGCATATCTCACTAGGATGAATGTAAAAGAACGGGAGCCCAATGTTATCACTTACACCACTTTAATAGATGGGTTATGCAATGCCGGCAAACCAAGTGATGCTATTAGTCTTTTGGTCAAAATGGAGGCAAATGGGTGCTCTCCAAATAGAATAACTTTTATGGCTCTCATTAGTGGTCTGTGCAAGTGTCGGAAGCCAGATGATGCTCTGATTTATCTGCAGGAAATGGAGAGGAAGGATATGAAACCCGATCCATCTATCTACATAGTGCTAATAGAtgcttttataaaaaatatgaatccTAATGAAGCTTGTGACCTACTACAAAAGGTGGTCCATGATGAGTCTCTTCAATATTTAAATAGTAAGAGTCGTCCTATTCTCAAAGAGGCAATACTTTCCCTGTCAGCGGATCCAAGGACGTcctcaaatttaaaaatcctGTTCGAGGAGGGTCACCTTGCAGCACTCTGTAATGTCAATGAAATTGGATGA
- the LOC125846978 gene encoding thioredoxin-like protein YLS8, with protein MSYLLPHLHSGWAVDQAILAEEERLVIIRFGHDWDDTCMQCWMDEVLSSVAETIKNFAVIYLVDITEVPDFNTMYELYDPSTIMFFFRNKHIMIDLGTGNNNKINWALKDKQEFVDIVETVYRGARKGRGLVIAPKDYSTKYRY; from the exons ATGTCGTATTTGTTGCCACATCTTCACTCTGGATGGGCAGTGGATCAAGCTATTCTTGCTGAAGAAGAACGCCTTGTAATCATTCGATTTGGCCATGATTGGGATGATACTTGTATGCagtgttgg ATGGACGAGGTGCTGTCTTCAGTTGCAGAGACAATCAAGAACTTTGCTGTGATTTACCTGGTTGACATCACCGAGGTCCCTGATTTTAACACGATGTACGAGCTGTATGATCCATCCACCATCATGTTCTTCTTCAGGAACAAGCACATTATGATTGATCTTGGCACTGGGAACAATAACAAGATCAATTGGGCCCTTAAGGATAAACAAGAATTTGTCGACATTGTTGAGACTGTGTATCGCGGTGCCAGAAAAGGCCGGGGTCTAGTCATTGCACCAAAAGATTACTCTACCAAGTACAGATACTAA
- the LOC125847000 gene encoding disease resistance protein RPP13-like, with translation MEDVAEGFLNELIRRSLVQVAKTFWEKVTECRVHDLLRDLAIQKALEVNFFDIYDPRSHSISSLCIRHGIHSEGERYLSSLDLSNLKLRSIMFFDPDIYNVFQHIDVFRHLYVLYLDIKGGVIPDAIGSLYHLKFLRLTGIHDLPSSIGNLKNLQTLAVVNKSRSFCPLPPKTVDLINLRHLVAWYSEPLERISKLTSLQVLKGVCCDQREDVDPVDLVNLRELSMHYISDSYSLNNISSLKNLSTLTLSSKLLHSSRFPSLEFLNSCQKLQKLWLKGRINKLPLFPNSITMMLLWKSRLTEDPMPILGMLPNLRK, from the coding sequence atggaGGATGTCGCTGAAGGCTTCTTGAATGAGCTGATAAGAAGAAGTTTGGTTCAAGTGGCTAAAACATTTTGGGAAAAAGTTACTGAATGTAGGGTTCATGATTTACTTCGTGATCTTGCGATACAAAAGGCATTGGAGGTAAACTTCTTTGACATTTATGATCCAAGAAGCCACTCCATATCTTCTTTATGTATCAGACATGGCATTCACAGTGAAGGAGAAAGGTACCTCTCATCACTAGATCTTTCTAACTTGAAGTTGAGGTCAATTATGTTCTTCGATCCAGATATTTATAATGTGTTCCAACATATAGATGTGTTTCGACATCTATATGTGTTGTACTTGGATATTAAAGGTGGTGTTATACCTGATGCCATAGGGAGTTTGTACCACCTCAAGTTCTTAAGATTGACAGGTATCCATGATCTTCCCTCCTCCATTGGCAACCTCAAGAATTTACAGACACTTGCTGTTGTCAATAAGAGCAGATCATTTTGCCCACTACCCCCAAAAACAGTTGACCTAATAAATTTAAGACATTTAGTTGCTTGGTATTCAGAACCTCTAGAACGTATAAGCAAACTCACTAGCCTTCAAGTTCTTAAAGGTGTTTGTTGTGATCAGCGGGAAGATGTTGACCCtgttgatttagtcaatcttcGAGAATTAAGCATGCATTATATTAGCGATTCTTACTCCCTAAACAACATTAGCAGCTTGAAAAACCTTAGCACTCTCACATTGTCGAGTAAGCTTCTTCACTCATCTCGATTCCCATCCCTTGAATTTCTTAATTCTTGTCAAAAGCTCCAGAAATTGTGGTTAAAAGGGAGAATAAACAAACTTCCTCTGTTTCCAAATTCCATCACAATGATGCTTCTTTGGAAGTCAAGACTGACAGAAGATCCGATGCCCATTTTGGGAATGTTGCCAAACCTAAGGAAATAG